The genomic DNA TGTCAAAGGCTTTTTGCCTTTTGAAACATCCGCCGCCGACCCATCGCAGCGGCCTTGCGCTCGCTAGCTGGAAATGTCTTCCGACGCCCCTGCGGCACCCGGTTCGAGGCTGCCCATCACGAGCTGCCCCTCAAGCACCGCACCCTCCTCGACAACCAACACCGGCGTCCTGATGTTTCCCTGCAGGTTCGCCGTCTTGTGCAGCACCACCTTGTCCCGGGCCTCAACCTCGCCCAGAATCTTGCCCGAAAGCACGAGCTGGCCGACCTGGATCAGCCCTTCCACCACAGCCTCCTGCCCCAC from Pseudodesulfovibrio aespoeensis Aspo-2 includes the following:
- a CDS encoding bactofilin family protein; translation: MARDEINAFLGAGTNYQGKLNFQGAVRIDGNFHGEVVSDGTLVVGQEAVVEGLIQVGQLVLSGKILGEVEARDKVVLHKTANLQGNIRTPVLVVEEGAVLEGQLVMGSLEPGAAGASEDISS